From a single Aquila chrysaetos chrysaetos chromosome W unlocalized genomic scaffold, bAquChr1.4 W_unloc_6, whole genome shotgun sequence genomic region:
- the LOC115337745 gene encoding olfactory receptor 14A16-like, with product MNFFLLSLALLDLGAISTTVPKSIANFLWDTRAISYLGCAAQIIFFLLFLSVESSLLTIMAYDRYVAICKPLHYGTLLGSRACLHMAAAAWGSGFLHAVLHTGNTFSLPLCQGNAVDQFFCEVPQILSISCSDAYLREIGLLVVSACLAFGCFVLIVLSYGQIFRAVLRIPSEQGRHKAFSTCLPHLAVVSLFISTGSFAYLKPPSTSAPALNLIVSVLYLVVPPAVNPPIYSMRNKEIQDALKKMILSMIFQQQ from the coding sequence ATgaacttcttcctcctcagcctcGCCCTCCTCGACCTGGGTGCCATCTCCACCACTGTTCCCAAATCCATTGCCAATTTCCTCTGGGACACTAGAGCTATTTCCTACTTGGGATGTGCTGCACagatcattttctttctccttttcttgtcAGTAGAGTCCTCCCTTCTCACCATCATGGCCTATGACCGCTacgttgccatctgcaaacccctgcactacgggaccctcctgggcagcagagcttgtctccacatggcagcagctgcctggggcagtgggtttctccatgctgtgctgcacactgggaatacattttcactacccctctgccaaggcaatgctgtggaccagttcttctgtgaagtCCCCCAGATCCTCAGCATCTCCTGCTCAGATGCCTACCTCAGGGAAATTGGGCTTCTTGTAGTTAGTGCTTGTTTAgcatttgggtgttttgttCTCATTGTGCTGTCCTATGGGCAAATCTTCAGGGCCGTGTTGAGgatcccctctgagcagggacggcacaaagccttttccacctgcctccctcacctggcCGTGGTCTCCTTGTTTATAAGCACTGGCAGTTTTGCCTACCTGAAGCCCCCCTCCACCTCTGCCCCAGCTCTAAATCTCATAGTGTCAGTTCTGTACCTGGTGGTGCCTCCAGCTGTGAACCCCCCCATCTACAGCATGAGGAACAAGGAGATCCAGGATG